aggcaaacgtcattctggcatttcctaactagtgactgactttgcagccttaatgcTGTTCTTTGAACACAGAAATACATATTACCTGCAAATAGCTATTATCCCTCATGCTCAAAGTTCATTGCAAACACTGAGCGCAGGTACTGGAAGCAGCTTTCACAGCTATGGATTTTGACAGGAAGGAATCAGAACATTGTTAACCTGAAACTGGCCTCTCAGCCTGTTCTGAAGTACCTGCAGATTTATGCTTTATAGCGAGAAGCTGTTGTGgttggtttggggttttatttgggggagggagagttgctttggtttggtttgatCTGTTTGCTCAGTCTTCTCAATTACTGCAGTGGTTTCCAGGGGGGAAGTCCAATCCTGTTGAGCAGCAGAACACAAACAACGCAGTTGTTGATGTGCACCCAGCAGTATGTTGTGTTCTACTGAGAGCATTTGCACTTGTGCCTATTAAACTAGGATAGTTTACTTAAGGACATTatactaaacaaaaaaaaatgtactttgaAAGGCAGCTATTGGGTGCAAAGAGAGAGAGCTCAAAGGCTCCACTCcctaaaaataaatcaaagtgAAAAGCCATTTGAGAATAATTGCAATAAGCAGTTCTTATGTCCATTAAACCCCCTCAGACAGCCATGCTGGGGGTTTATACAGAGTTGCACTGTCCCAGGGGGTGCTCCAGGAGCCATTGTGCCTCAAGGAATCACAATGTGCCCTGGAGCTCCCAGGGAACTAATAGGAGGGGAGTACATCCATTGCACCAAGGTACTCCATGTGCTCCCTTCTACAACTGGCCAGCTCCATAAGCTGGtgtggagtggggaggaggcCATGTCCCACTGCCATGGGGGTGACTTGTGCACCAGGAAACACTAGCCAGGTATTTGTACTCAGAAGAGCATAGGAATTGCTATTGTGCCTGGCCTCGGTGCAATGGGGTGGGTGAAGGCTCTTGCATTATCCCTCTCTTGCACAGAGAGGGCAGCCACACTCTGGCCCCAAACTAGCACAATCGGTTATCTCCAAAGACTTGTCTTTCAGCTTATTCCAAACAATCATTTTAACCCACCCATATCACAAATCTGATATGTGAGCTTCTATCATTCTTTTCACACTTGTTTTTAATTAAGAGAACTGGGTAGTTATATAAGAGGAGAGAACTTAGCTTTCAGGAGGTCTCTTTTGCTTTCATTTAGACCAAACATTTAAAACTCTTCCTATTTTGTTTGTGTACAACACACAATATTATAGATCCGTTTTCCACCATTAGGGTTGGATCCAGGTCctgctgatgtcagtggagtcTTTGCACTGATGTGATTTAATGGAGCAGGCCTTACATTTGCCATGTCCTCTGTATTCAGCTTAATTATAACTGGTGCAGCAAAGTCACTTTTAAAAGCCTTCCTGGGAATCTAGAGCTGCCTACTGCAGCTGTTGCTAATGTAACACACTCAGCGCCTGGGTGTGGTGCTgcgtcccatctagtggcactgagaccacttaggtTAATGAATCTGctatagccttagctaagggcctcatggcttttagctcatgcagtggaGACTCgtacactaagctccagaggtctcaggttCGATTCCAACAACTGGGGTCTCTCGGTGTTCCACTAAGACCAAAGTCAGTCCTGCACATCATGAATACCCAGAATTCTCACTGACCCCAGTGGGCTTGAGATGGGAAAGGAATACGGAGTAAGGTCTGCAATCTGCAATTGTCATTTGaactttttcaaaataaaaaactaaaggttttgtttcaaaataggatcttttgagatttcttgGTGCTTGTCATTTCACTGGCTTGTGTGACAGTAAGAAGTTGATGTAACCCTCAAAGCAAATGCATATgctttttgtctctctcctccaaaGGCATGCACAGTAGGATATGGCAAATGTCAGCAGTAATTACACAAAACTGCATAGCCTCTTAGCAACACTAATGTACTATGTGATGCTGAATGTGTGTTATGAAACTTTAAACATTTGTTTGAAAGCTGCTTATTATGCAATAAtctgggtattttttttaaatgtgctgttTCCAGGATATTAAAGACAGACATGTGAATATGAAAAATGAATTGAAATCTATGAAAAGCTAGTAAGCATTAGTTGAAATGggcttttgttttaaacaagaTATGCAGGAGTAATGTGTTTTAAGACCGCAATTAAAGTAACAGGATAGATTTTCTCTACTCATAATGGTTTGGAATTTGActtgcaaagaaagaaaagaactgGATCCTAAGaggatgtaaattggcatagatttactgaagtgaatggagctacaccagtttatacCCGCTGAGTTTGTAGCCCAAAAGTGTTCTTTGGGACTAAGCAGTAGCGGGAAAACTGAAGAGCAGTGAGGGAGAAATGGAAGTTACCAACATTCTTGTTTGAGGCAGTAACATTAAAAGACTAGGATTTTTACAGAAGAAAAGTTGGATTTTTCTACATTGATTAACTGATATAATTTTTATCTTCTAGGAACACTGGATGTTCTGAGCTGATCTAGCGAAAATGGGACAAATAATTTGACATCTGAAGCTTTTCTCAAATGGAGGAATTTTGAACAGGAGCCATTAACATCTAGAAGTGGCAGCCTTTTTCTCTGTGcatcctggggaggggggaatgaatTTCACAAACTGCACAACAGAAGCCAGCGTGGCTGTCAAACCCAAAACAGTCACCGAAAAGATGCTTGTTACCCTGACCTTGGCCTTAATCACAATTTTGACTATGCTGCTGAACTCTGCTGTAATTACAGCAATTGGCACCACCAAGAAACTACACCAGCCTGCAAATTACTTAATATGTTCCCTAGCTGTGACAGATCTGCTTGTTGCTCTTTTAGTCATGCCCTTGAGCATTACATACATAGTGATGGATACGTGGACTCTGGGATACTTCATCTGTGAGATATGGCTTAGCGTTGACATGACCTGCTGCACGTGTTCAATTCTTCATCTTTGTGTCATTGCACTGGATAGATACTGGGCGATCACAGATGCTATTGAATACGCCAGGAAAAGAACGGCAAAAAGGGCCGGGCTTATGATAGTCACTGTATGGACTATATCCATTTTCATTTCGATGCCACCTTTGTTTTGGAGAAATCATCACAGCGTCACTATTCCCAGCGAGTGTCGCATTCAACACGATCACGTGATCTACACTATTTACTCCACTTTTGGGGCATTTTATATCCCCTTGATGCTAATACTGATCCTCTATTACAGAATTTACCATGCTGCAAAGAGCCTATACCAAAAACGGGGGTCAAGCCGCCACCTAAGCAACAGGAGCACGGACAGCCAAAATTCTTTTGCCAGTTGTAAGCTCACGCAGACATTCTGCGTGTCAGACTTCTCGACATCTGACCCAACCACGGAATTTGATAAAATACATGCATCAGTGAGAATTCCTCCTATTGATAATGACCTGGAGCTGGCTGGTGACCGTCAGCAGATTTCCAGTACACGGGAACGAAAGGCTGCTCGCATCCTGGGACTGATCTTAGGGGCTTTCATCTTGTCGTGGTTGCCATTTTTCATTAAGGAGCTTATTGTGGGCCTGAGTGTTCGCACGGTGTCTGCAGAAGTAGCTGACTTTTTGACATGGCTTGGCTATGTCAACTCCCTTATCAACCCTCTGCTGTACACTAGTTTTAATGACGATTTTAAGCTGGCCTTTAAAAAGCTTATTCGGTGTTGGGAAAATTCTTAAAAGCACCTAAAGGTAGATATAACATGACGCCCTGGCCTTAAGAATGAGTAAAATGAGCTGAATTTGGCAACATTTTGCTTGGTAAAGGGGATTTTTGTGTTTGTCTTTATGCTTGACTTCTCTTTGGCCTGTaacttgttttgctgttttctacCTCTCATGTTATTATGGTACATAGTTTCAAACACATTTTATTATATTGAGGCACAGAATTCTTgagaaaataaaccaaaaaccCCAGTTATccattcacttttaaaatatcttatttaagcaacaatttaaaaaatacatatttataaaacaaatggTTGATTTAACTTGCACTATGACATGGAGGTTTAAAATCTATATCCACATAAGTACTTATCTGGTTAAGAATAAACTCAGCTCTTGATCATATCACTTAATGAGTGCAAAGTGAGCTGTAAACCTGCAATGTGGTATTCAGAGAAAACCAGTTATTTTCCTTCTGAATGAATGGTAATTTTCATCTTAGTTTATTCCCAAATAAACCTACTCAGAACACATTCTGCTCTCCTTACACAACTGCTAATCTGGAGTAAATCCAGATAACAGAGCAATACTTGGCTCATTCCTTCTAAAAAAGGAGCCTGGCATATACTCACAGAAAACGTTTTGTTTTAGTTGGTGCCTCTTTAAAGTCACACAGCTAGATTCACACAGCTAGGGAACCCAGCTACAGAACTGGTCCTTATTATTGAAAGTGCTTCCTGTGTGGGCAAAAGAGTGGAGACGCTGACTGCCATCTGTTTTATTGTCAGAAGCCCTTGTCTTCCGGGCCAGGGTCCCCCCAACATGGAGACACCAGAACATCTgcattctctttccttttctgaaTCACTTTAGGCATTGTGGGGCACAGGAGACATGTATATAGCAATCTTCTGAGCCATGACCATATCTGTGGCTACTGCTTCCTAATTTCCTCCATCGGGAATAGAACCCTGGAACCCTTGTATTGTTCCCAGGAGCAAAGAGGCCAAAACAACCAATAATCTACTCAAATACCTTGGGATACAGACAACACTATCTATCACTTGTCTGCTTAGCTAGCCTGCTTGGACGTCCAGCTTTCCTTTTACATGCAGGGCTCAAAGGGACAATAGGCTGTTCTCCACCCATAGGCAGAGAAGGTATAAGTTCCCTCAGGAAGTGGGGAGGGTCTGGTACTTCCCTGTTTGTCGATACAAACCACTGCCAAGGTATTGTTGGCCATAGCTAGCACAGCCTGGCTGACAAGGTTGGGCACTAATGCCATTAAGGCATATCTGGCTGCTCTGAACTTGAAACAATGGTTACATTGCTGGAACTCCCTTCTTGTCCTATATGGACTTGGTCCCCTTGAGGATGGCACTGGTTGTCACCACAATGCTCTCTGACTCTGAAACTTCTCCTGCAGCTGCCAAAGCAGGGATCTGGAACCTTTTTGGCACTGGCATCAGGGAGTCAGATGACTATTTCTGGATTtcactccttcctggcagggcaggggtgctaATCACATGGCCCTGTGCCAAGGGGGCCAGTGTGTCCACTGTTTGTCCCTAGGGCTCACACATCAAAGAAGGGTGCTCAATGCTTTACATGCAGATGGGCTCCAGAGGTGGCCCTTTGGCAGAGGCTCATGCCTTGGCCATTGTGTCCATACTCCCTCCTCTGCTGGTGTTTAGAGCTGCACCAGCTGTCTGAAGGGCCCCAGCTGGGCAGGGGTTGTGGGCACCTTACACAGCCATGCCCCTCCAGTTAGACTTTCTACTAGAGGGAACCTTTCCAACACTGTAACACAGGGGCAAATATAGCCTGTTTTAAATTCCACACACACCCGTTCACCTCTCTCTGCCATGagaaggagaggggaaagggaCTGAAGTGGCTGCACTGGGGAGAGGCACTTCAACAGGAAAGAACCCAGAGCATTACCTAGCCCATTGGCATAAGAGGTTAACCTACCAGTGCTATCTACAGAATGTGAAGAGCTTTACTTCTCATGCAACAGTAATTTCTTGATATAAAGTATTAGGTGGCCTGTTCTGATACTTGTCTAAAGAGAGAAGTCGTGCTAGAGGATAGAAAATTTGCTAATCACTCTTTTCCGGCAGCTATGGTAGGTATGCAGGCGGCTTCCGAAACAGATACACAAGCTGTAAAAATTCAAGAGCTGCACAACATTCATTTCTTCTCACTGCGTTCTCTTCCCTCCAGCAACTGACTGCCACAACCACTCACACTACCAATTAGTGTTGGGCttaagattttatttaattttaacacTCAGATAATTAATAGTAAAAACAGATGGAAACGTAACTTTCACATTTTCCTGTTAAATAGCTGACTAGACATTTCCTAATTAAGTCATCAACTAGCCACAGAGCTACGTTTTCTAATGAATGATGAAGACACCACATTGATGAAGAGATCCTGtacatttccccccgccccccagcaaccAAAGTTGAAAACAGTTCCACGGACTGTTTATTTACAACAGTTAAACTAAGCATTTAACTTGCTTGGAACTAATtgatgcaaataaaaacattcatTAACATGACACCACTGTTTGgtaacttatttttatttgtttcaatCTCCGTTGATTTATAAAGGGGTGGAGGAAAATTGAGAAGTTTTTGCTGTGCGATCTCTGCAACCATTGCTTCAGGTACTTCCCTCCAGTTCCATCCTGGATGCTCTCCAGTCAGGCTTCCAGCCATTCCACACCACTGACACTGCTCTCATCAAGATCTGTAATGACCACTTCATCGGCAAATCCCAGGGCCCCCAATCTgtcttcatcctccctgatttcTCTGCTGCTTTTCACACTGTTAATCACATCCATCTTCCTTCAAAATCGAGtccttttgttttcattataGTGTCCTTGGCTGCTTCTCTTCCTACCTCTCGTGTGATTCTTTCTGCATCTATTTGGTTGGATCCTCTCCCATTTGTCTTTCCTACTCTCCGAGGGGATCACACAGATCTGTCCTTGATTCCTTCCTCTTCACTGGCTACACTTTTCTTTGGGTGATCTCTACTTACACAGCTTCAACCACCATCTTTACACCACCAACTCACAAATCTACCTTTCCACTCCTGACTGTTTCTAACCAGTCCCATTTCTCAGCCCATCTCTCTCACATCTCTTCCTGGATGTCTCTCTGCCAACCTAAATTTAACATGGGCCAAACAATGCCTGATTTTTCCTCCCAGGCCTTTCCCAATGCCCCCAATATCTTCCATTGTTAAAAGTATTACAGTACAACAGTCATCCAAGCCTGGTGAAGTATACAGAAAAAAGCATATTCATGATGAACTTAAAGCAGCCAACTGGGCATTATAGTCCATAACAAAACAGTTCTCTTGATGTTAGGCCCCTGACTGGGCCAGGATAGGACAAGGTTCTGGCTTCACAAAAAGCTAGCCCTTAGCCTAGTAGAAGCAGCCAGTCCTTTTTATCTGGTCTGCTGGATTCTGATTGgcctctgcctgcccccagcccttctaGGCACTGGAGGACCAACTCTCGCTGTTCTGCCTAGCTGATTATAGGAGGCCTCTCTAGGCAACCTCTGGAGATCCAAACTCGCTATTCTTCCCTTCCAGCAGGACACCTTTTTATGACGGGGTGCACCAAGAGGGCAGAGCCTCTGGCAAGGGCAGCAAACGCGtgggtacaccccatcacacaataGTACACTGAAGATTATCATGCTGATCTTCAAGGAGACAGAGATGATGATGAGCCTGGACCTTTAAGAGacagttaaaaagaaaacccCTGCCCAAAAAAGCTTGAAGTATAAAAGGCTAATTGTTAATATCTCATTACCAATCCCCTGGGTCACCCACCCCCCTTAGTTGTCATACACTATTTTTCCACCTACATGCAGCCTTTTTCCTGAACATTTAACAAGGAGTGAAGCAAACTACTGCCAGAATCACTGGGTTCATTTTGACACTAGATGTTAACAGAACAAGTATTTTTAGTAATTCTATTTCCTGCTTTTACAGACCATTCCATTTTATCTGTATTTAGTTTCCAATATCAGAAAACAAACAGTACTACAGTATTGACAGGAAATACAATCTTCCAGTACAAGCGGAGAGATTGCTTGTGTGCTTTATGTAGTCTGTTTAATCACTTCAAACGTCAATATCAGAGATTCTGTTTTAGTTCACATTTTACACATTAAGTGATCCATGGGAAGAATTATCTTAAATTGCTCTATTGCTTTAGTGGACATGGTAGATATAGGGATATATTTTATTAGACTAGCCAATAATTTACAAGCATGTATTACATAAGAATTCAGCTGAAAACAATATTCCCTTTGTAATTACTATCTGTTCTAGTCCTGAGGctgactcatttttaaaaaaaaattagttggtTAAATGCTAGTTTATCAGCTGGAAAGTTATTCTTTAAGGTGCCTATGTGTTACCCTAAAGATGAACATGTGACACTGACAACATCTACTTGTTTTTCCACAGGAACTTTTTCACTTCTTTATAAATTACATGATTATCCAACGTGCTAAAAATATTAATTCCCCTTCTCCCTACAATCTAATACTGCACTTGCAAAACTCATCTCAAGATGAATTAAGAATGAGGTGTCTAATCATATCAACAAGATCTTATGAATAAATCAGTAAGATTTAACAGAATTTaacctgggttctagcccaacTATGTAATTCAATAGGGACCACTACTTAGTCATTGTGGATCTGATCCAATGCTCATTGATGTGAAcagaaagaatcccattgacttcagtgagcattaTCAAGACTTGGAAGCATAGTTTCCTCCCAATTATGCCATCTCTCATCCTATATTTTTCATGGGCAAGATCTTCAGATGATATAGCTGCATTGAATCAGTTGATTTACACCTGCGGAGGATCTTGCCCAGTGGTGACTGGAGTTTTAGTTTATATATTCATCTTCTTAAACATTTCTACAACTATTACTCTGAGTAAAAATATAACTACCATCTCATTGAAAATATGTACTGGATGACAATATGAACCCTTATTTTTATGatctaaagaaaatatttttctttcacatCTTCCCCTCTTAATCACTAATCACGCTACTCTCAGATTCTTTTGGTATCTTCTTCCTCCTTGATTTTCACACACTCCTAACTTTTAGGAGGAAtaaatcattattaattatttgtattacagtagcatttaGGAGCTGTAATGAaggcccagggccccattgtgctaagctaTCACATGCTAGCTAACCCCTACCTTCTTCCTATTGTAGCTACAGGGTAACACTATGCATCTTAATTTCAGGCAGTGGAGTTGCAGGTTAGGATCCTGTTTCTGAACCCAAACTGTACTGTTGTGTTGCTGTGCATGTCCCAAAATATCATGTAGTTTTCTGAAAAATGACACTATTTCAGTGGTAGTTAAGTGATAGCCGCATACTGTATGTGATTTGTAAACTGCTTTGTGATCCTTTAGAACGAAAGGTATAATAAATCATTAACACTAACAGTGGATCACCATGACCCCATACCTCTTAAAAGCTTACTCCGGTATTTCTGTAGATGGAAACTACAGCTCCTCTTGTGCTGCCTTCCATGATCTTGGATATCTGACACGTTAACCCTGACTGGTCTCACTTCTTCTCCCAAGATCAGATTCTAGTCAATGAATATGACTGCAGTGAGAGAGATGAGAAACTCTTAAATTCAAACCTAGTTTTGAATCTTTTGGTTTTTTCCATGTGTGCATTTTGATTTTCCCACCACCACAAAAACCAACCAATAAAATAGGGCAGGTAATTGTAACACATTTTGTCCCACTCCAATCACTGGCATCATGCTGTAGAGAAAACATACAGAACAGCTACTTCACGTTTTGGAGAGTAATTTGTCATGCAGGAAGTTACTTCAATTAGGCACAAGCTCCCATGTTCTTGGGGTACTCAAATCTTTTCAAGTACTGTATTTTAGGACTATAAATGGACATTTTTGGATTagatgagtaaaaaaaaaaagaagacgacGACGACTGTCCTTTCAACTACACTTTATAAACCACATTACTTTCCTCAGTTCAGAAATAAAAATCTACcttggggagaaggaggggggagTTCCTTTGTAAACcattgttttatacttagatgaCAGTTTAAGTTGGAATGCCGCAACTGCCAGTGATCAGTTTTTAAAAGAGCACAAAGAAATTCATCCAAGACATCACAGGGTACAAGTCTGGCAATTTACAGAGGTGACCTTTCCATGAGTCTAACAAGAAGTTATTGTTTCCTTCCAAGATTATCCACAATAACTTCCTCAGAGCAATAAAATGTTCCAGACAACTGACTCTCTTTTGTGATACAACCAGAAATAATCTCACTCACTTATAACAGAAGCAATCTGAGAAGCTACTGGGGTGCATGGATAAGCCCAAACAGGCTTATTTTTCTGCTATATAACAAATcagcctcacacacacactgagaatTTTTCCCATTAGCTTCAAGTTTACTGGTCTCTATTATGGCTTTCCTTTTACTTATGTACATTGTAATGCTATCCATCATTTTGTTATTCACACACATATTTGAGGGATAAAAAAGTAGCAATAACTCTTGTATTTTGAGTTACAAATACAGGAAGTACTCTTTCTTTTTGTTGCAGATGTCAGAATTTCTTTTTGTGACTAGCCATTTAATCTGAAGTAgccggggggaaaaaaatccttcatctaaatatggatttggctGCAGACATTTACCTAGGATTGCAGAAGTGGTTCCCAGGCATGGATAACTTTATCTGGTGCTTATATACAAGTCACAGGTAACAATCCTTCGATTATATCACGGCCATTGTCCTACTCTCTGGTAAAGAATGGTGTATCTGTACCCGCTGTATTTTCAATAACGATCAATAAAAGACTGTGTTCTGTCCTATAAT
The genomic region above belongs to Caretta caretta isolate rCarCar2 chromosome 3, rCarCar1.hap1, whole genome shotgun sequence and contains:
- the HTR1E gene encoding 5-hydroxytryptamine receptor 1E yields the protein MNFTNCTTEASVAVKPKTVTEKMLVTLTLALITILTMLLNSAVITAIGTTKKLHQPANYLICSLAVTDLLVALLVMPLSITYIVMDTWTLGYFICEIWLSVDMTCCTCSILHLCVIALDRYWAITDAIEYARKRTAKRAGLMIVTVWTISIFISMPPLFWRNHHSVTIPSECRIQHDHVIYTIYSTFGAFYIPLMLILILYYRIYHAAKSLYQKRGSSRHLSNRSTDSQNSFASCKLTQTFCVSDFSTSDPTTEFDKIHASVRIPPIDNDLELAGDRQQISSTRERKAARILGLILGAFILSWLPFFIKELIVGLSVRTVSAEVADFLTWLGYVNSLINPLLYTSFNDDFKLAFKKLIRCWENS